The Eleginops maclovinus isolate JMC-PN-2008 ecotype Puerto Natales chromosome 3, JC_Emac_rtc_rv5, whole genome shotgun sequence genome includes a region encoding these proteins:
- the LOC134861347 gene encoding uncharacterized protein LOC134861347 encodes MTTGASVFLPSEYTSHFNSSEIRLYSTKLERLNISDPYNSPGVLFKSITSCSEDDVPDLRYADIHSYLVSFPSVYSGDSLRAYKSLEAYKWCQSGFVNNIQLWSLTSKNFGIITARVNHSQRLNESQLKPWVVVRNDGVVLGAHCNCTAGLGESCSHVSAVLFSLWGKNNARHEEISCTSKKCKWASPSEDAAKNVEYLQGKDIIFNHTQQNKKGNSTKGTSAPPSFPPLTAAEQTQFYQNLSQCRTQDGKSCRPAVLSVVRGYATSYVPKAVKLDLPEPLTSLYDKKARDLNLAELQERAEGIFEDLTVSETVRKEVTRNK; translated from the exons atgaccaccggtgccagtgttttcttaccgagcgagtatacttctcattttaattcaagtgaaattcggctttatagtacaaaattagagagattaaatataagcgacccatataattcacccggtgtgcttttcaagagcataacctcctgctctgaagacgatgtacccgacttgcgctacgcagacatccacagctatcttgtaagctttccatcagtgtactcaggagactccctcagagcgtacaaaagcttggaggcttacaaatggtgtcagtccggcttcgtaaacaacattcaactgtggagtcttacatccaaaaacttcggcatcatcactgcaagg gttaatcactcccaaaggcttaatgaaagtcaactaaagccatgggtggtggtgaggaacgacggtgttgtgctgggagcccactgcaactgcacagcgggactcggggagagctgctctcatgtgtcagctgttctcttcagtctgtggggaaaaaacaacgcaAGGCACGAGGAGATCAGCTGCACatccaaaaaatgcaagtgGGCCTCTCCCAGTGAGGATGCTGCGAAGAATGTGGAGTACCTGCAGGGCAAGGACATCATATTCAACCatactcaacaaaataaaaaggggaattccACCAAGGGTACCTCTGCGCCCCCATCTTTCCCAcccctgactgctgctgagcaaacacagttcTACCAAAATCTCTCACAGTGCCGGACTCAAGATGGGAAgtcctgcagacctgcagtCCTGTCAGTTGTTCGCGGGTACGCCACATCCTATGTACCCAAGGCTGTCAAGCTAGATTTACCTGAACCCCTTACCAGTCTGTATGACAAGAAGGCAAGAGACCTGAACCTGGCTGAATTACAAGAGCGTGCAGAAGGAATATTTGAGGACTTGACTGTCAGTGAGACAGTGAGAAAAGAAGTCACAAGAAACAAGTGA